From Malaya genurostris strain Urasoe2022 chromosome 2, Malgen_1.1, whole genome shotgun sequence:
TCGtcattgaatgaaaataaacagaTATCGTACAAAATTGTGATTAGTAGTTTTTTGTTGTAATATTTACTAAAAGTAGAACATTAGTTTGCAATAAAATGCGAGATTGTTGCAAAATACAAATCAATGTTATATTGATTTGCTCCTGTCAGTATTTGTCGAATTCAGTAATTAATCGGAAAAGAGAATGCCTAATTGATTTGAACTGCAGACGAGAGATAAGTGAAAGGATCAGCGAGCAGAACAGAAAAAGCTACtataaattgatgaattttcggGAGTCTAAATCATAACTTCAACAGCATTTAATCCACTAACAAGTGTAAACACATAACCTTAAAACAATAATCATGAAGGTAAGATCGACTGTGTGATAACCGAAAATAGTGttaaaattattcttttttGTTTCAGTGCATCGCAGCTGTAGTCATGATGGCCCTCGCCGTGGTTGTTGCCGAAGCTTCCTATGCTCCTGCCGTCTATGCCAATCATTACGGATATGCTGCTGCTCCGATTGTGACCTACGCCGCTCATAACACTTGGGATAGCGCTCCGGTACCGGTGGCCTACAATAGCTGGAATGCTGTTCCATACAACGGCTGGAATTCGCACTACGCTCCTGCTGCCGTGGCTTATCACGGTGCCGTTGTTGCTCCGGTTCCGTATTCCGCTTCGTATGTCGCTGCTAACCGAGGTGCCGTCCACAAGGCACCACTTCCTGGTCATATCATCAACCAGAAGTCTTTGAACTTGGCTCCAGCTCCGGGAACACTGTAATAATATTTTCGATAGTTTAGGAGAATTTAGAACCAACTACGCGCGCTTGAAATGGGCTACACTTTTTGTAAATGTTAACCATGACATTGTAAATAAAGTCACAACCAATTAGTACTTATATAgtgttttgtttaaaaaattaagCGATTTAAACTACCAGAATAtaacttttcataaatttataCGTCTGCGAAAACGATCGAAGCGTTGAGATCCAAGCATGCTACGACACACGAATCACGTTTTTCCAAACTGTCTACATTTCTATTTTCATTGAAATCATGACATCCTTCTCTACCGTAAATCGATCAGCTATATTTTGATACCATTTTGTTTAGAAGAAGATATGACAAGGAACTGCGAACTTAATAAAAGTCGTTTTAAAAATCGGTAAAAGGCTCGTTTATTTCATTCACTGATTCTAATATATTGCAATCATTCAGAAGTCAATCACTTCGCCAATCGCACCGGGATATAATTATTATATCCGAAACCGTATATTCCTGTCCCATAGAAGGCTCCATAGTTCCATGGATCCCCTCCACCGAGGTTGGCCTGGACAATTGTTTTCAGTGGTTTCACGACCGGCGCTGGCGGGGCGTAATGCACTGCAGTAGGTTGCCAAGTACTCCAGGGATTCCAGGCGTACAGATTATTGATTGTGTGTGGCACAGAATGAATTCCGGTACCGGAGTTGGTTTGCACTACCGTAGGCCGGTGACCGTCGTGATACGCGTAGGTACCGGAGAACGGTACAGCCGCAACGGGGGCCGCAACGGGAGCCAAAAAATGGTGACTGTAAAGTCCAAGTGCCTGCAAGGCAACGTGAGGATTGTAGCCATGATAGTACGGATGATACACACCACTCACGGCACTTGCCGCTACCAAGAGACTAGCCAGGATGAGCTATTATTAATgaacaaaaatcaatttttatacTGCTCTTTGAAAACATTTTGCTTTTGTTACCTTCATTTCGATTTTCACCTGTCAACCGACTATCGCTCATTGACGGCGCTGTTCGCCGACAAATGTTCTTTTATAAAGTTTAACCTAAATGGCCATTCTGGACCAGTACAATAATTAGCAATGTCCGGGCGTCAAACGAAGGCGTGACACACAATAGACGCCAACTTCATAGCTCGGTGGAGAAATTAAATCAACCGAACGCTGCAAGTGCAGTTTgttgttcaataaattttacgcaaaaaaaaactcgCTGTGAAACAAACGCAAAATACACTTAGGAAAAATAATCCGTTGTTCAAACAAAGTCAACTGTGAGTCACCTAGGGCAACAGTTTGGTCCAGTTCTAGAACATGAATGACAGGTTTCATGGTCAAAGCCTACTCTGATAATGGTCGTCTATTCGCCCTGATCAACAATTATCCGCATGGCAACGGAGAACGATCTACATATTTTTCACTGACCTCAGTCGCCACTTGATCGGAATGAAAAATTAACTGGTGAGTAGCGTttgaatcggtttgtttttgCTAACTGACCATGCTCGAAACTACCCGAGCTAGCCAGTGCGAAAGGCTGCGGACGAAAGAATTTACGGACCCATTCAAAATCAATCCCGAAAGCGATCGGTTTTAAAAGCTTCCCACACGGTTGACAGCTGTTGTGTTTAGTATAGAAAGGTGTCAAACATTTGAATGTATGACGACCAACTTGTAATGCTAATTGTATGTGACGATTGAATGAAATTAGAAGTCGTTGATCAACAGTGTTATTAGTATTTAGCGATCATAATTAAGTTAAATTATATAGGTTTTCATAGCAACTGTAAGGACTACACACTAGAATCTTATGTCGATCTTGTTTATAGAATAAATTCAGAATAAAACAGACAGAACAGATCCGCTTCGTTCAAAATCATTACGATGATAAACTATGTTGAATGCATTCTATCAGAATGCGACTGAATTTAGATGGAAATGGTTCAGTGCAGACTAACAAAACTATCGAAATTTCGTTTCCGACGAATCGCAAATAATTAAATACGTGAGCATCGGCAGTCCCAAATACTGTGCGCAaaatttgaaccgattgagttgaacgaatcgtcgcacaaagcataacagacAAAACCAACAAATAgagaaaccaggaatattttcagtgattgagcacaGTTGGCTTACTACACGTTTTGTTGACTTGTAAAACAAACGTTTATTAATAATTCGTAATGGGTTTTTGCAGGCCCGTACCCTGGATTTTATTTTGGGAGGAACCAGTTGACTTCACCAATTCCAGAAGCACAGAAAAAAGCGGTAAAAAACATCGGAATGGAACTCACATTGATTTCTCCGATATTGCTTGGCCTGTTTCACgaaatta
This genomic window contains:
- the LOC131431908 gene encoding adult cuticle protein 1-like gives rise to the protein MKCIAAVVMMALAVVVAEASYAPAVYANHYGYAAAPIVTYAAHNTWDSAPVPVAYNSWNAVPYNGWNSHYAPAAVAYHGAVVAPVPYSASYVAANRGAVHKAPLPGHIINQKSLNLAPAPGTL
- the LOC131431907 gene encoding uncharacterized protein LOC131431907 codes for the protein MKLILASLLVAASAVSGVYHPYYHGYNPHVALQALGLYSHHFLAPVAAPVAAVPFSGTYAYHDGHRPTVVQTNSGTGIHSVPHTINNLYAWNPWSTWQPTAVHYAPPAPVVKPLKTIVQANLGGGDPWNYGAFYGTGIYGFGYNNYIPVRLAK